A single Tachypleus tridentatus isolate NWPU-2018 chromosome 9, ASM421037v1, whole genome shotgun sequence DNA region contains:
- the LOC143225966 gene encoding uncharacterized protein LOC143225966: MTLVLSFIVFNHSSPKFRQLTDTCRLYTMPCGYDCDPLDFEESMLSEKWKVQNQVILNNYVNKAIRGPGEDSCSTPGDSACGENKRKLLKLAEEETSQNKRHKREIENHMLNGIPQQDINEFYSEDVHHQDDVTDLLYVPRRRVPLLWNPRLRLKDERRKVLKMSVNKLRRMKDPEELLQRSVLINNTIKCLQQDIREGCHSTIHPNTLLTDSRSENVCEERGESYVDPTGRSLSDRVSFGNSSSSDEERCCNIFDQVCAVNEENTTSMHITAVTNKIPVKKKEWDSNPLPTLSDLGSQKHSVEQSDRRFTQEVSVIDSVVYHSLLASLES; the protein is encoded by the exons ATGACCTTGGTGTTATCATTCATAGTTTTTAACCATTCTTCTCCTAAATTTAGACAGCTGACAGATACTTGTAGGTTATATACTATGCCTTGTGGATATGACTGTGATCCTCTGGACTTTGAAGAATCAATGTTATCAGAGAAGTGGAAAGTACAAAATCAAGTGATCCTGAACAATTACGTCAACAAAGCAATACGTG GTCCTGGAGAAGACAGCTGTTCAACACCAGGAGATTCGGCTTGTGGGGAGAACAAAAGAAAACTCTTGAAACTGGCGGAGGAGGAAACTAGTCAAAATAAACGTCACAAACGTGAAATAGAGAATCATATGTTGAATGGGATACCCCAGCAGGACATAAACGAATTCTACTCTGAAGATGTCCATCATCAGGATGATGTCACAGACCTACTCTATGTACCGCGCCGTAGAGTACCTCTTTTATGGAATCCACGTTTGCGCTTGAAAGATGAGCGACGAAAAGTGTTAAAGATGTCAGTGAATAAACTAAGACGCATGAAAGACCCTGAGGAATTGCTGCAGAGGtctgttttaataaacaataccATTAAGTGTTTGCAACAAGACATCCGGGAAGGCTGTCACTCTACTATACATCCCAACACGCTTCTAACTGACAGTCGTAGTGAAAATGTTTGTGAGGAAAGAGGCGAATCTTACGTAGATCCAACTGGCAGATCTCTGAGTGATCGTGTGAGCTTCGGTAATAGTAGTAGTAGCGACGAAGAGAGATGTTGTAACATATTCGACCAAGTGTGTGCTGTGAATGAGGAAAATACTACATCTATGCACATTACTGCTGTTACCAATAAAATACCAGTCAAGAAGAAGGAATGGGATTCTAATCCTCTACCTACTTTATCAGACCTCGGAAGTCAGAAACACAGTGTCGAGCAGTCAGACAGACGTTTTACTCAGGAAGTATcagttatagattctgttgtctATCACAGTTTGTTAGCATCTCTAGAATCATGA